In the genome of Microcoleus sp. bin38.metabat.b11b12b14.051, the window CAAACACATTTATCGCGACGATCATCGCCGTCCTCCAAGCCAAAGCAGTACCTATTCTGGTAGATTGCGACCCGGAAACCGCCCTGATTGACCTCACAGCAGCCGAAACAGCAATAACCTCGAAAACTAAAGCAATTATCCCCGTACATCTCTACGGTCAAATGGTATCGCCTAGGCGAGTTTTAGATTTGGCGAACCGCCATGATTTAATCGTATTTGAAGACGCCGCCCAAGCGCACTTAGCCGAAAGAGAAGGATACCGCGCGGGTTCCTTTGGGAAAGCAGCAGCATTCAGCTTTTATCCCAGCAAAAACCTCGGCTGTTTTGGCGACGGCGGGATGTTAATTACTAACGATGCAAAACTCGCAGAAAAAATGCGAACTCTCCGCAATTACGGAGCACCCAGCAAATATTTGCACACAGAAATGGGTACTAACAGCCGCCTCGACAATTTGCAAGCCGCTGTGCTGAATGTGAAATTGCCTTACTTAGAAAAATGGAATCGCGATCGCACCGAGGCCGCCCTACACTACAATACCCTACTAGAACCGCTGAAGCACCAAGGCATTGTACCGATCGCCAACCACAGCGGCAGCGGTCACATTTATCACCTCTACGTCATCCAGATTACTGAGAAAAGTGCGATCGCCCGCAACCAGCTTCAAGAAAAACTCGCCCAACAGGGAATTCAAACAGGCATCCACTATCCCGTACCTTGCCACCTGCAACCAGCCTACCAAAACTTAGGCAATCCGGGCGACTTCCCCCACACAGAAACCCTGTGCGAACAGATTTTATCATTGCCAATGTATCCCGGATTGAGCAATACTCAGATCGAGCAGGTTGTAGGGGCGATCGAGCGATCGTTGAATTGCTAATTGTTCATAAAAGTTATGCTGAGGGTGTTTCGAGCAGTAGGGTGCATTACTCAAAACCTGGGACTAGCGTAGGGAATTAACAAATCTTTAACTCACAGTTCAAAATCGCTTTCGCGTTGCGAATCCAGCGCGGCCATCTCAAAACTTTTCAAACCATGCACATCCAGCGCAGAATTCGCATTGTTCTCAAGCGATACCTCTTGGGTGAAGGTATCGCGGTACTCCTAGTGCTGCTGTACGCCCCCCTGGTAGTACACTGGTACGACGGCTGGTTCAACAAAAACATCAGCATCGAACACGAATATTTCAGCCACGGAATAATTGGTTTGCCCTACGCAGCTTATATTGCACGGACGAACCGAAATAGCTGGCTGCGCTTGCCGAACTCCCAGCATTTTTTAGGAACCTTTTTGCTGGTACTAGCGACGCTTTTTTATCTGAGTCGCTTGAGCGATTTAGTAAATTTCTCCCTAGTAGTAATGCTAGCTGGCATTTGCTTGTCTTTAAAAGGAATCAGCGGCTTAAAATTGCAGGTAATGCCACTTTTATTCGTATTTTTGGCTTCGCCAAACCACATTCCTTACCTGATAGAACCCTATGCCTTGCCTTTGCAGCACTTCATTGCTGAAACATCAGGCTTGATATTAATTAAGATTGGTCTCAACGTCAGAGTGGAAGAAATTTATCTCTACGTAAACGATCGCATTGTAGAAGTTGCTCCCCACTGTGCAGGCTTAAAAATGCTATTTACAAGTGTTTACGTCAGCTTAATTTTGCTAGATTGGACGGGAGTTTGGATGTCCCGCAAAAGAAGCACTTTGTTTTTAGCCGCTACATCTATTATTAGCATCAGTTCTAACATTTTCCGCAACACTTTGCTAACTTACTTTCACGGAACCGAGAGAGAGACGCTGTTTAATTGGCTGCACGCCGGATGGGGCGGAGACTTGTACTCTGCTTGTATACTAGGCTTGTTGGTACTTCTGATCAACGGGATAGAAAAGTATTTGCCAAGCCAGTCTGCGAATTAATGAAACAAATGATTTGGGCACAGAAACTACTGCGGCAGTACCAATCTAAAATTGTGGTACTGGTGTTTTTGCTGGTACTGGTTGCAGCAGTAGCAATTCCCGGCTACGCGACGGGAAGGTGGCCTTGGACAAACCCGCCAACAATTGCCAACCTGCGCCAATTGAAAAGTTTGCGCCAAAACGGGATAGCACTTCCCGGCTGGCAGCTCATTCGCCTCCAGAATAGCGTCCAAATTGGCGGGCACAGGTGGTTAGTTGAAGAAATTAAAAATCATCAAACAATCGCCATTTTATTGCTGTTACCTCAAAATGGCGCCAAAAACCAGCCCCAGATAGAATGGCTCGACATCGATGGATTTCACCGATGGCAAACAGATTCTCACCGCAGTTTGAGATTTACAGTTAAATTAGCGTCAATACCGCAGCAGCAGCAGCCTACCGTCGAGGCCCGGTTTTTCCGAAGCTGGACTCCCCAACAAACTTTTGCCGTCATGCAGTGGTACGCTTGGCCTAACGGGGGTTCTCCAGCCACCAGCCGCTGGTTTTGGGAAGACAGTATTGCGAGGCTGTCGAACCGCCGCGCCTCTTGGGTTGCTGTAAGTATCATCGTTCCCATTCAACCAGGCAGCGATATTAAGCTAGTTGAACCGCTGCTGGAATCTCTCGCTCAGACTGTTCAGACTCAATTAAGCGCAGAAATTTTTCGGGTGGAGTAGATTTTTTACGAGAGTTAACTGCGAATACAGTTAAATGTTTTGAGCATTTGACGAAAAAGTTAAAAATGTTTTTTATAAGTGCTATAGTGCGAAAGTTAGAAAGCGCTAATATCTAGCGGTTATCAATTTTAGTAAAGTACGCGGGCGAGCTTTTAACCGCCAATTATCGAGCATTTATCGCGTTACACCATTCGGTATCTAGATAAAAATTATTTAATATCGAGAGTAAAGATTTTCTGTTGAGACTGGCCCAGATGAAACTTAAAAATCAGTGCATCGCTCAAAATTTTACCCTTTTTGATCCCCTCAAAATCGGGGTAACATCCCGAATTAAAAATCGCGTTGCTTTTGCCTTAGCAGGTGTGCACTCAACTGCTTGGACTCTATCTTTTGCTGCGGTATTCTCCGGCTTGAACGATCAAGTTTTTGTGCAAACGGCTGTAGCCCAATCTGCTGTTCTTACTTCCCAGCGGTTGGTACCGCCACCACCGCCACCGCCGCCGAGACTCCCAGTACCTGCGCCCTCGCCGCGCTCCAACTTTAACCGGGACATTAACCCAGCTTTTCGGAACCGACCCTATCGCCTGGGCCCGGGAGACCAGATTGCTATTCAAGTTCAGCGGTTCCCAGAGCTCAGTTTTACGGGTGCCATCAGCCCTGAAGGAATAATTGTACTGCCGCTGATTGGCACAGTAAACCTGCGCGGCCTCACCGTAGAAGAATCGCAGCAGCGCCTGCGCGAGCGCTTTGGTCAATTTATCAAAAATCCTCAAGTCTCGGCTGCTTTGGTGGTTCAGCGCTCGGTAGTGGTGACGGTGACTGGGGAAGTGGCGAGACCTGGTTTTTATCCGCTGGTAACGCCGCAGCTTCCGGCGGCTCTGGCTGCTGCTTCTGGGACGACTCCGACGGCCGAACTCCGGGCGGTGCGGGTGCGGCGGACTTTGCCGGGGGGTGTGGTTGCGGAGCAAGTTGTGGATATTTTGACACCGCTGCAAACTGGTATTGCTCCGCCGGATTTGCGTTTGGAAGATGGAGATGCGATCGTTGTACCTTACAAACAAGTGACGCCCGATCGCAAGTCCGATCAAGATTTAGCATCCAGGTACAGCCTCGCTGCTGCGGCTGTCCCCGTTCAAATCACTGTCACTGGAGAAGTCACCAAACCGGGTTTTTACACGCTTCCGGCTGGTTCTGGTCGAATTTCGGCTGCTTTGGTGGTTGCCGGTGGAGTCACCGCAAAAGCCGATTTGCGGGCGGTACGAGTGCGGCGGACGCTAGTGGACGGCTCCTCGGTGGAGGAACCCATCGACCTCTACACTCCCCTAGCGAAGGCTAACGATTTGTTCGATTTTCCTTTGGCTTCGGGAGATGTGATTGTCATCCCACAATTGGACGCAAGTACCAAAAACCTAGACTACGACAAAGCTCTGGTGGCGCGGTCTACCCTGATTAAGCCCCGGATCTACGTTCGAGTTTTGAGTTACGCTAGTGGTGGTTTGACCTCGTTTTACCTAGAAAACGGCAGCAAGTTTTTGGATGCTATCAACAACTTGCCTGTCAATCTGGCTGACTTGCGGAAAATGGCTTTGATTCGGTTCGACCAAAAACAAGGTACAGCTATCAACCGCAAGATAGATGCTAAAGCTGCTTTGGAGGGCAATATTTCTCAAAACCCAATGCTGGAAGATAATGATGTGATTGTAATCGGTAGGAATCTGGTAGAGCGCGTTAGTTATGCAATCAATACTGTTACTAGACCTTTTCGCGATACTTTAGGATTTATTCTGTTCTTTGAGCAGTTAAGGAATGGCGTAACAAATCTCTTCGGGCCGACACCGAATAATAATAATAGGTAGTCAGTTGACAGTTGACAGTTGACAGTTGACAGTTGGCAGTTGGCATTTGGCATTTGACAGTTGGCAGTTGGCAGTTGGCAGTTGGCAGTTGGCAGTTGGCAGTTGACAGTTGACAGTTGGCAGTTGACAGTTGACAGTTGACTCCGAAAGCAGTTGTTAGTTGGCAGTTGGCAGTATTCAGAACTACGAATGTGCAATTGCTCGCGAGCATTATCTAACTTATTTAGTGTTTGGCAAAGCGTCTAAATGAGATTAAAAAGTGTTGTTTAGATATCCAGCATTCCCGCTCTCGTTCCTCAAACAGCCCAAGACAAATTATCTGATAATTAGTGATGATTTGTTGTTAATAGTTGGCAATTTGAAATGGTTTCATTGGTGAAAATGGGTTGTTAACAATTGGAAATCTAAAATCTAAAATCTAAAATCTAAAATCGTTATGACTTTATCCGTTGTTAAACGTTATTTAATTGCTTTTGACCAATACAAGTGGGTAGGACTGGCCACTCTGGCGGCGACTGTGGGCGTGTCGGGAGTAGTGGCCTTGCAGCCAAGTCAGGCGCCGGTTTACGTTGCTGCGGGTACGCTGGCTTACCGCAGGCCGAGCGTGATTTTTTCATCGACTACGACGAAAATTCAACAGGAAGGACAAGAAATAACTAAAGATATGCTGCTCGATAGAAGGGTGGTTGAAGCAGCAGCTAAAAAAGTTAATGTTTCTCCGAAAAAGCTGACGGACGACGTGCAGGTAAAAATGCCGACTAAGAATAATGACCCCAGTGCTTTGATTCAAGTATTGTACAAAAATGCCGATCGCAAAAAAGCAGAAGCGGTAGCAGAAGCGCTGATGAAGGAAATGGTGGCCCGCAGCCAAACTATTAATACTTCTAGACTCCGAGAAACGATCTACCAAATTAACAAGCGCTTGCCGAAAGTAACTCAGGAACTCAGACAGACGGAAGAAAAACTAGAAGCCTACGAAAAACGAGAAGGAACTTCAATTTTAGCAGCTCTGAACGGTGCGCTGCCACAAGCGATTACCGGCAACGAACAGCAGCAGCGCCAACTCCGCTTGCAGTTAGGAGGAATTGAAGCTCAAATGAAAAGCTTGCAGGATCGCTTGGGATTGAATGTAGAGCAAGCTTACGTAGCTCAAGCATTGTCTGCCGATCCAATTATTGCACAACTGCGAGTGCAACTTTTTTCGATCGAATCTCAGCTCAAAATTCTGCGCGCTGACTTGCAGGAGGAACACCCGAAAATTGTAGAATTGCTCAAACAAAAACAAGCTTTTGAGCAGCAGTTGCAGCAGCGACAATCTGAAGTGCTTGGGGGTAACGGAGTGGCGGCTCCGCTCCGAAGTGCCGATCGAATTCGGGTAGACTCTTCTTTAGACCCGGCGAGACAGCAGTTAGCTCAAAATTTGATTGCTTTACAAACGCAGCAGGATATGGTATCGCAGCAACTCAAAGGAGTCGAAAAAACCGAACAGCTATTGCGCGAGGAACACGCAAAAATCCCCAACAAGCAGCTAGAACAAGGGCGCCTGGCCCAGCAAGTGGCCCTGAAAAAAGCTCTCTACGACAAGATGCAGTCGGCTTTGGTAGATGCTGAGGCGGCGGTAGCAGAGACAACGGGGAGTTTGACAATCGCCCAACTTCCCAAAACCGATGATGTTGAGTCAAGCAGGAGAGGTTTGCCGGTGATGCTGGCGGTGGGTGGATTTGTGGGATTGCTGCTGGGCGGGGGGCTGATATTTTTGTTGGGGATGCTCAACGGCAAGTTTTACAGTTGGGAAGAAGTGCGGGCGGCTTTGGTGGAAAAAGAGGTGGCGGTACTGGGAGTTTTGCCTGAAGTAACGGCGTTTGATTCCTACGGCGACGATCGGATGCCTCTGGCTTTGGAGCCCAATTCTCCCTATTTGGAATTTTACGAGCGGTTGCGGACTAATTTACGCCGGATCGGGGACAAACCGGTGAAGGTGGTGCTGCTGACTTCCGCGACTGATTTGGAGGGGAAGAGTTTTAGCGCTTACAATTTGGCTATTGCCTCAGCTCGATCGGGCAAACGGACTTTATTAATTGAAGCAGATTTGCGATCGGCTTCCAATGTGGAATCTTTGAAAATCGCAGCAGATCCTCTGGCGGCGGTGGAACCTTTGCACTATTACGGCAATATCAGCGAGTGCGTCCATTTGGTGCCGGAGGTAGAGAACCTATACGTGGTACCGAGTCCGGGATTTTTGCGACAGGCCTCGGCGGTACTCGAATCGAGCGAAATGCGGAGATTGTTCGATGATGTTCGCAACCGCTTTGACTTTGTAGTTGTGGATTCTCCGGCTTTGAGCGAGTGCAACGACGCCCTGACTTTGGAACCGTATACGGATGGTATGATTTTGGTGGCGCGGCCTGGTTATACTCTGTCTAGTATGTTGTCTGAGGCTGCGGATCAATTGCTGCAATCGGAGGATGAGGATTCGCACAAATCCGGGCCGCGGCTGTTGGGAGCGATTATTAATGGCGCTGATATTGCGGTGAAGTTCCGCCACGATATTGATGAGCTAGAGTTGCCGCCTATGAGTGCGCTCGGCGATGGGGCCATAGAAGTGCGATCGAGGCAATTACCGCAGCAGTCTAAGCCCAAAAATAAAGCTGTAAACAGTAAATTTAACAACTAATTTAGGCTGTTAATTATAGTAAAATATTTTGAGAAAAACGGCACTATCTTGTCCGGCGCGAGGCTGTGAATTCTGATCATCTCAAATCTGATAGTATCGGAATTATGTAGTGCTGTCGAGAACTCGCGAAGTGCGTGGTGAGGACGATCGCACTAAAACGATTCATGTCCTGTTGGAGCGATTAAGTACACTCAGATTTGTTCGTAGTTTCTACGAAAGTTCGAGCTCTGGCTGCGGACTTTCGTGGGCACTACAAACCTTGAGCCGGAAGTACGAAAGTCCGCAGAATACTTTGGTCAATACCTCATGTTTTTGAGAACTGCTAGATGAAATATTTGACACTCCCGGGCCCGATCGCCAAATCCGGCAAAATCCAGCCCGGGCGATCGCCCGCCAGCTTATATCATCCGTCATTTGCCGGACATGATTGATTAAAATGTGTCGCACTACTGATTAGATTCCGATCGATTCTGCCGCTTTTTCTGGATAAACTGTTCTAAATCGGCGATCGCATCCTCAAAATCAGACAAATTAATTTTCGCAGGTTTAGCCTTCTTCGGCGGACTCGAAGGCTGACTCGCAGGCTTAGCTTGAGGTGACTGAGACTGAGGCTGTGCTGCATCAGGGTTGGAAGCTTCTATATAATCAAACAATTCATCCAGGGACTGAAAAAAAGATTGAGCCGAGGCCCGGCGTGAATCTTTCAAATCATCGTCTTCCATCATAAGCCACTCCATAGACTTCAAAACTTGCCAAGAAACTCTGTCCGCCCGCGCGTGCAGATATTAGACATCAAAACCCCAATCAGCTACAACCCTTGAGAAATTTCGCTTTTATCCGAGGCCAGATCCCCCTAAATCCCCCTTAAGAAGGGGGACTTTGAGAATAATTTTGCCGAGTCTCGATCGTCTTAAATCCCCCTACCTAATTGTTGGGGAACTTTGATCACTTCCGGTTCCCCCCTTCTTAAGGGGGGCTAGGGGGGCTCGGGGCCTATAGGATCAAACACTACACCTGCACTGCATTTGACTTGGTTGTTGACACGAATGGGCATTGTCAGCCATCAATCTGTATCTAACTTTACACCCGCCGAGTCAGTGATTTGAGACTTGGGCCACACCCAGCTCAAAATCATCCACCCTGAAAAAATCTCAGTTACTGTCTAATTAACCCTAGTCTAGTCGAGAATAAGGACACAGGACTTATGCAACTATTGCCGCTGTTCAAGGGTTGCGATCGCAATGCGCCACCTCGAAAGGACGGACATACGGTGTTTTTTGCTTGATTCCTAAGATTTCAAAGGCATTAGGAGATTTTAAGGTGACTCAAGGATTTGATTACGATTTAGCAATTATCGGCGCTGGCGTGGGCGGACATGGGGCGGCCATACACGCCGTTAGCTGCGGGCTGAAAGTGGCAATTATCGAAGCGGGCGATATGGGCGGGACTTGCGTCAACCGCGGTTGTATTCCCTCGAAGGCGCTGCTGGCGGCTTCCGGGCGGGTGCGGGATATGCGGAATGCCCATCACCTCAAGACTTTGGGTATTCAGTTGGGAAGTGTGGATTTCGATCGCGGGGCGATCGCAAATCACGCTAATACTATTGTTAGCAAACTGCGCGGCGACTTGACAAACAGCCTCAAACGTTTAAACGTCGATGTTATCCAAGGTTGGGGCAAGATTGCCGCCGCTCAAAAAATCACCATCGAAACCGATAAAGGCGAGAAAACTATTACCGCCAAGGATATTATTCTCGCTCCCGGTTCGGTTCCCTTCGTCCCCCCTGGGATAGAAATTGACGGCAAAACTGTATTTACTAGCGACGATGCTGTCAGATTGGAATCGCTACCGAAGTGGATTGCAATTATTGGCAGCGGTTATATTGGTTTGGAGTTTTCGGATATTTACACAGCCCTCGGCTGCGAAATTACGATGATTGAAGCTCTAGATCAATTGATGCCAACTTTCGATCCAGATATTGCTAAATTAGCAGAACGAGTGTTAATTGCACCCCGCGATATTGAAACAAAAGTGGGTTTGTTGGCTAAGAAAATTATTCCCGGTTCGCCTGTAATTATTGAATTAGCTGATTTCAAAACTAAGGAAGTTGTCGAAGTTTTGGAAGTTGATGCTTGTTTGGTAGCAACTGGCAGAGTTCCCGTCAGCAAGAATTTGGGTTTAGAAGTTCTGGGCGTAGAAACGATGCGCGGTTATATCCCCGTGAACGACAAGATGCAGGTTTTGGTGGCGGGAGAACCTGTGCAGAATTTGTGGGCGATCGGCGATGTTAATGGCAAGATGATGTTAGCGCATACTGCATCTGCTCAGGGAATTGCTGCTGTAGAAAATATTTGTGGCCGCAGTCGCGAAGTTGACTACTTGAGTATCCCGGCGGCAGCTTTTACTCACCCGGAAATTAGCTATGTGGGAATGAGTGAACCTGCGGCGAAGGAGTTAGGAAAAACCGAAGGGTTTGAGGTCGCTACTGTCAAGAGTTATTTTAAGGGGAATTCTAAGGCTATTGCGGAGGGTGAAACCGACGGTATGGCTAAGGTGATTTACCGCAAAGATAATGGGGAATTGTTGGGAGTTCATATTTTCGGTTTGCACGCTTCTGATTTGATTCAAGAGGCGGCAAATGCGATCGCCCAGCGCGATTCTGTGAACTCTTTAGCATTCCGAGTTCACACGCACCCGACGCTTTCGGAAGTGTTGGATGAGGCTTTCAAACGGGCGGCCGGGGCGGCGGGCGGTCATTAATTTGTAGGGGCGGTGTTGATCCAGCGTGTCAATTCAAGTCTCA includes:
- a CDS encoding polysaccharide biosynthesis tyrosine autokinase → MTLSVVKRYLIAFDQYKWVGLATLAATVGVSGVVALQPSQAPVYVAAGTLAYRRPSVIFSSTTTKIQQEGQEITKDMLLDRRVVEAAAKKVNVSPKKLTDDVQVKMPTKNNDPSALIQVLYKNADRKKAEAVAEALMKEMVARSQTINTSRLRETIYQINKRLPKVTQELRQTEEKLEAYEKREGTSILAALNGALPQAITGNEQQQRQLRLQLGGIEAQMKSLQDRLGLNVEQAYVAQALSADPIIAQLRVQLFSIESQLKILRADLQEEHPKIVELLKQKQAFEQQLQQRQSEVLGGNGVAAPLRSADRIRVDSSLDPARQQLAQNLIALQTQQDMVSQQLKGVEKTEQLLREEHAKIPNKQLEQGRLAQQVALKKALYDKMQSALVDAEAAVAETTGSLTIAQLPKTDDVESSRRGLPVMLAVGGFVGLLLGGGLIFLLGMLNGKFYSWEEVRAALVEKEVAVLGVLPEVTAFDSYGDDRMPLALEPNSPYLEFYERLRTNLRRIGDKPVKVVLLTSATDLEGKSFSAYNLAIASARSGKRTLLIEADLRSASNVESLKIAADPLAAVEPLHYYGNISECVHLVPEVENLYVVPSPGFLRQASAVLESSEMRRLFDDVRNRFDFVVVDSPALSECNDALTLEPYTDGMILVARPGYTLSSMLSEAADQLLQSEDEDSHKSGPRLLGAIINGADIAVKFRHDIDELELPPMSALGDGAIEVRSRQLPQQSKPKNKAVNSKFNN
- the crtB gene encoding cyanoexosortase B, producing the protein MHIQRRIRIVLKRYLLGEGIAVLLVLLYAPLVVHWYDGWFNKNISIEHEYFSHGIIGLPYAAYIARTNRNSWLRLPNSQHFLGTFLLVLATLFYLSRLSDLVNFSLVVMLAGICLSLKGISGLKLQVMPLLFVFLASPNHIPYLIEPYALPLQHFIAETSGLILIKIGLNVRVEEIYLYVNDRIVEVAPHCAGLKMLFTSVYVSLILLDWTGVWMSRKRSTLFLAATSIISISSNIFRNTLLTYFHGTERETLFNWLHAGWGGDLYSACILGLLVLLINGIEKYLPSQSAN
- a CDS encoding DegT/DnrJ/EryC1/StrS aminotransferase family protein — protein: MSSCPPKVPFVNLSLQHQPIESEIAETLGKIIQDGDFILGQALREFETAFAAASGVKYGVGVACGTDAIALGLQACGINRGDEIILPANTFIATIIAVLQAKAVPILVDCDPETALIDLTAAETAITSKTKAIIPVHLYGQMVSPRRVLDLANRHDLIVFEDAAQAHLAEREGYRAGSFGKAAAFSFYPSKNLGCFGDGGMLITNDAKLAEKMRTLRNYGAPSKYLHTEMGTNSRLDNLQAAVLNVKLPYLEKWNRDRTEAALHYNTLLEPLKHQGIVPIANHSGSGHIYHLYVIQITEKSAIARNQLQEKLAQQGIQTGIHYPVPCHLQPAYQNLGNPGDFPHTETLCEQILSLPMYPGLSNTQIEQVVGAIERSLNC
- a CDS encoding polysaccharide biosynthesis/export family protein codes for the protein MKLKNQCIAQNFTLFDPLKIGVTSRIKNRVAFALAGVHSTAWTLSFAAVFSGLNDQVFVQTAVAQSAVLTSQRLVPPPPPPPPRLPVPAPSPRSNFNRDINPAFRNRPYRLGPGDQIAIQVQRFPELSFTGAISPEGIIVLPLIGTVNLRGLTVEESQQRLRERFGQFIKNPQVSAALVVQRSVVVTVTGEVARPGFYPLVTPQLPAALAAASGTTPTAELRAVRVRRTLPGGVVAEQVVDILTPLQTGIAPPDLRLEDGDAIVVPYKQVTPDRKSDQDLASRYSLAAAAVPVQITVTGEVTKPGFYTLPAGSGRISAALVVAGGVTAKADLRAVRVRRTLVDGSSVEEPIDLYTPLAKANDLFDFPLASGDVIVIPQLDASTKNLDYDKALVARSTLIKPRIYVRVLSYASGGLTSFYLENGSKFLDAINNLPVNLADLRKMALIRFDQKQGTAINRKIDAKAALEGNISQNPMLEDNDVIVIGRNLVERVSYAINTVTRPFRDTLGFILFFEQLRNGVTNLFGPTPNNNNR
- a CDS encoding cyanoexosortase B system-associated protein, giving the protein MKQMIWAQKLLRQYQSKIVVLVFLLVLVAAVAIPGYATGRWPWTNPPTIANLRQLKSLRQNGIALPGWQLIRLQNSVQIGGHRWLVEEIKNHQTIAILLLLPQNGAKNQPQIEWLDIDGFHRWQTDSHRSLRFTVKLASIPQQQQPTVEARFFRSWTPQQTFAVMQWYAWPNGGSPATSRWFWEDSIARLSNRRASWVAVSIIVPIQPGSDIKLVEPLLESLAQTVQTQLSAEIFRVE
- the lpdA gene encoding dihydrolipoyl dehydrogenase translates to MTQGFDYDLAIIGAGVGGHGAAIHAVSCGLKVAIIEAGDMGGTCVNRGCIPSKALLAASGRVRDMRNAHHLKTLGIQLGSVDFDRGAIANHANTIVSKLRGDLTNSLKRLNVDVIQGWGKIAAAQKITIETDKGEKTITAKDIILAPGSVPFVPPGIEIDGKTVFTSDDAVRLESLPKWIAIIGSGYIGLEFSDIYTALGCEITMIEALDQLMPTFDPDIAKLAERVLIAPRDIETKVGLLAKKIIPGSPVIIELADFKTKEVVEVLEVDACLVATGRVPVSKNLGLEVLGVETMRGYIPVNDKMQVLVAGEPVQNLWAIGDVNGKMMLAHTASAQGIAAVENICGRSREVDYLSIPAAAFTHPEISYVGMSEPAAKELGKTEGFEVATVKSYFKGNSKAIAEGETDGMAKVIYRKDNGELLGVHIFGLHASDLIQEAANAIAQRDSVNSLAFRVHTHPTLSEVLDEAFKRAAGAAGGH